A DNA window from Enoplosus armatus isolate fEnoArm2 chromosome 9, fEnoArm2.hap1, whole genome shotgun sequence contains the following coding sequences:
- the LOC139290018 gene encoding uncharacterized protein: MAQTKLGARSPLMEAVLGFALGAMGGCILGAMEDPVDNTLSVMTAAGPLKPVMEEVRTVGALGLGTLIGATALTTAMTSVVAGVILAAAVASVFVATRSCSASHTDSFGLWASAGLAGAFGTTLSGATLGVTIEWTVKNYGMVGLLWALSIFTVLKPPLHFVFKILWKEGEACCTLGSTIWDSERKQIEFTELQQRERVAVQVEQRIMQLEKGGSTNQMEHRMTWVTEQRQREEIERKKMESEEAEMEQRTIQDWINTVVVKHVDFLAFSGIPMTVVAVVTSGFGVFGYGGHQSVFIVLLTLVAVIAYLLLKSSDFKFWMLVGCMGMLATFVIAMLTLHAGQVVVTTAMKMQVAGQSQSREHISARMNHQSSLEALNAAFFVAKLCELALGATVGGPLVRRAAGEVKVIAGAALVAWGLLAGLEVLSPVLGEGGKAGALLGVVGAAGVSVGAAAAVAGRWSSWLGTLGTIAGLVIGALGMGKWHIVNIGLQVPVAYVFAMTNPF, translated from the exons ATGGCACAGACTAAACTGG GAGCTAGGAGCCCTTTAATGGAGGCAGTGCTAGGGTTTGCACTGGGAGCAATGGGAGGCTGCATACTCGGAGCCATGGAGGATCCAGTGGACAACACCCTGTCAGTGATGACTGCAGCCGGTCCACTGAAaccagtgatggaggaagtcAGGACAGTGGGTGCTCTGGGGCTGGGGACCCTTATTGGAGCCACAGCACTGACCACAGCGATGACCTCAGTAGTAGCTGGTGTGATTCTGGCAGCAGCGGTAGCTTCAGTGTTCGTGGCCACGAGGAGCTGCAGTGCCTCTCACACCGACTCTTTTGGCTTGTGGGCATCAGCAGGACTCGCTGGGGCCTTCGGGACCACTCTCAGCGGAGCCACACTCGGAGTCACTATTGAATGGACTGTGAAGAATTATGGCATGGTGGGCCTTCTGTGGGCGCTGAGCATATTCACGGTGCTCAAACCGCCGTTGCACTTTGTATTTAAGATCCTctggaaggagggagaggcCTGTTGTACTCTGGGATCTACAATCTGggacagtgagagaaaacagaTTGAGTTTACAGAgttgcagcagagagagagagtggctgTGCAGGTGGAGCAGAGGATCATGCAGCTGGAGAAGGGAGGCAGCACCAACCAGATGGAGCACAGGATGACATGGGTCACTGAGcaaaggcagagggaggaaatagagaggaagaagatggagagtgaagaggcagagatggagcaAAGAACCATCCAAGACTGGATCAACACAGTGGTGGTGAAACATGTGGACTTCTTGGCTTTCTCAGGGATACCAATGACAGTTGTTGCCGTAGTAACATCAGGATTTGGGGTGTTTGGTTATGGAGGCCACCAGTCTGTGTTTATAGTGCTTCTGACTTTGGTTGCAGTCATAGCCTATTTACTTCTCAAATCTTCAGACTTTAAGTTCTGGATGTTGGTAGGATGCATGGGAATGCTCGCAACGTTTGTCATCGCCATGCTCACCCTACATGCCGGGCAGGTGGTCGTAACAACTGCCATGAAGATGCAAGTGGCAGGGCAGAGCCAGTCCAGAGAACACATCAGTGCTCGTATGAACCATCAGTCCTCTCTGGAAGCTTTGAACGCAGCTTTCTTTGTGGCAAAATTGTGTGAACTAGCTTTGGGGGCTACAGTGGGGGGACCACTGGTGAGACGAGCAGCTGGTGAGGTGAAAGTCATAGCCGGGGCAGCTTTAGTGGCATGGGGTTTACTGGCCGGGCTGGAGGTTTTATCCCCGGTGCTGGGAGAAGGGGGGAAAGCCGGGGCACTGCTGGGGGTGGTGGGGGCAGCAGGGGTGTCTGTGGGTGCTGCGGCAGCTGTGGCTGGAAGGTGGTCCTCATGGCTAGGAACTTTGGGAACAATTGCAGGGTTGGTTATAGGAGCATTAGGGATGGGAAAATGGCATATTGTCAACATTGGACTGCAAGTGCCTGTGGCCTATGTCTTTGCTATGACCAATCCATTTTAA